The DNA sequence TAGCCAAGGTCGTGAAGGGGGGGCGTCGCTTCAGCTTCAGTGCGATCGTTGTCGTTGGTAATGGCGATGGAATTGTCGGATACGGTTTGGGTAAAGCCAACGAGGTGACCGATGCTATCTCCAAAGGTGTTGATGATGCCAAAAAGAACCTGATTAAAGTCAACGTTCTAAAAGGTACCATCCCACACCCTAGCTGGACCAAGTTTGGTGCCGCTAAGGTATTGTTGAAGCCTGCTGCTCCTGGTACAGGGGTACTCGCTGGTGGTGCGATGCGTGCCGTTCTCGAGTCTGCAGGTGTCAAGGACGTAATCGGTAAGTCTCTGGGATCCTCCAACCCTCACAACGTAGTCAAAGCGACCATCAAAGCGCTTGCAGAAATGCGTACCGCCAAAAGTGTTGCTGAAGCTCGTGGAGTGGCCCTGAGCAAGGTGTTTAATGGGTAAAACCTATAAATAACAACGAGAGATGTATCCGAAGGTGAAAATTACCCAGGTCCGCAGCTTGATCGGACGTCCCGGAGACCAGAAAGCTACCATGGTAGCGCTTGGTTTGGGAAAGATCAACCGCGAAGTCGAAAAGACCTGTACTCCTCAGATTCTGGGGATGATTAAGAAGGTGAGTCACTTGATTAAAGTCGAAGAGACGGAATAGAGTCATGAAGTTGCATACACTCAAACCCGCAGAAGGAGCGACTAAAACCCGGAAACGGATTGGTCGTGGCCAAGGATCTGGAAGAGGTGGTACCTCTACCAAAGGTCATAAAGGGCAACAGTCCCGAAGCGGTGCCAAATACCGGCCTTGGTTTGAAGGTGGTCAAATGCCTTTGTATCGCCGAGTGCCCAAATACGGTTTCAAGAACTTCAATCGCGTAGAGTATAAAGCCGTGAACTTGGATACCATTCAAGAACTCTTGGAAAAGTATCCTACTGAGGAACTGACTCATCAGTACCTTAAGGATCACGGAATTATCTCTTCAACCAAGTCCCTGGTCAAAGTATTGGGAAGAGGAGAGATTAAAGTTAAGGCTGATATTAAGTTGAACAAATTTAGCCAATCAGCTAAGGCTGCAATCGAAGCAGCGGGAGGTACGGCTACTGAAGTTTAATTCACATGAAGGACCTAATCCAGACATTACGTAACATCTTTAAGATTCCGGAGCTCAAAAGCCGGATCCTTTATACACTGCTTCTGCTGGCAGTGTACCGCCTAGGGACGTTTATCACTCTGCCTGGGGTAGATCCGGTAGCGCTGCAAGGCAGCTTCGGAAGTTCTGGCGCAGGAGGTAATCTCCTCGATTTGTTTAACACATTTCTTGGAGGCGCTTTCGCCAGGGGTTCAATTCTGGCATTAGGTATCATGCCCTACATCTCGGCATCCATTGTGGTGCAGTTGCTGGGAGCCGTTTTGCCTGCCATCCAAAAACTTCGGTTGGAGGGTGAATCAGGCCAACGTAAGCTCAACCAAATTACCCGTTATCTCACCGTTATTATCACATTGGTTCAGGCTGTCAGTTACATGACTTACCTGACTTCCCAGGAAGCTGGGTTGGCACTTACCCAACAGTGGTACTTGTACATGGTTAGTGTGTGTATCCTCACCGCTGGTACTATGTTTCTTGTATGGCTAGGTGAGCGCATCACTGACAACGGTATTGGAAACGGGGTTTCTCTGTTGATCATGATCGGGATTATTTCCCAGTTCCCTTCCGCACTCTTGAGTGAAGCGAACATGAACCTGCCGATGGTATTCTTTATTGAGATCCTCGCACTCATGGTCGTAACTGGAGCTGTTGTAGCTCTTACTCAAGCTACCCGGAAAATTCCAGTTCACTACGCCCGCCAAATGGTTGGTAACAAGCTGGGTCAAATGGGACGCGGAAATGCAGCGCGCCAGTACATTCCTTTGAAAGTGAATGCTGCCGGTGTAATGCCGATCATCTTTGCCCAAGCAATCATGTTCTTGCCTGCTACCCTGATTCAGTGGAGTGGCTCAGAATCTTTGCAGGGAATTGCAGGTCAATTGAGCGACATCACCAGCGTGCTCTACAATGTGATCTTTTTCTTACTGATCATTTTGTTCACATACTTCTATACAGCGATTACTGTTAATCCAAACGAGATCGCAGACCAACTCAAGCGTAACGGAGGATTTATTCCTGGTGTTAAGCCTGGAAAACGTACAGCAGAATACATCGATACTGTCTTGTCTAGAATTACCCTTCCGGGATCTGTATTCTTGGCTTTCGTATCTATCTTTCCTGCCATCGCGGTTTCCATGGGTGTGTCTGGACCGTTCTCTCAATTCTTTGGAGGAACTACCTTGCTGATCATGATCGGGGTAACATTGGATACCTTGCAACAAGTTGAGAGCTATTTGCTCATGCGTCATTATGACGGCTTGATGCAGACTGGTCGTGTGAAAGGTCGCAGTAGAGGAGTAGCATATTAATAAGCTGACGTTGCAGCGATCATCCTATGAGTGATGTGATAACTTATAAGACTCCAGAGGAGGTTGAGTTGATTCGTCAAAGTTCCATCTTGGTGGGAAAAACACTTGGCGAGTTGAAGAAGGCCATTAGGCCGGGAGTGAGTACTCTGGAATTGGATGATTTAGCAGAAACGTTCATTCGAGATCACGGAGCAATCCCTGCTTTTAAGGGGTATGCTCCGAGTTTTGGAGAAACTCCATTCCCCAATACCCTCTGTACCTCGGTGAATGAGGAGGTTGTTCATGGAATGCCTTCCGCTAGCCGGATACTCAAAGATGGAGATGTGATTTCCATTGATTGCGGGGTATTGATGAATGGTTATTATGGCGACTCGGCCTATACCTTCACGGTGGGTGAGGTCTCTGCGAAAGTAAGACGTCTGCTGGAAGTGACGAAAGAGTCCCTTTACAAAGGAATCGAGCAAGCAGTTGCCGGAAACAATGTGGGGGCGATTTCACATGCCGTTCAAAGACATGCTGAAACCTATGGTTACAGTGTGGTTCGGGAAATGGTGGGCCATGGCTTAGGCAAGAATTTGCACGAGCCACCAGAAGTGCCCAACTACGGAAAGCGACGAGATGGAATCAAGCTCCGTGAAGGATTGGTGATAGCCATTGAACCTATGATCAATTTGGGCAAACGCCATATTGATGTGGAGTCCGATGGCTGGACGATCTTCGCTACGGATAGGCTTCCTTCCGCACATTTCGAGCATAGCTTGGTGATCGGAAAGGACAAAGCTGATATTCTATCTACTTTCGAATATATAGAGAACTAAAACCATCTAATCGTTTTGGCAAAACAAGCTCCCATTAAAGTGGACGGTGTAGTAGTTGAGGCTTTGCCTAATGCTACTTTCAAGGTCAGATTGGAAAACGGACACGAGCTGTTGGCTCACATTGCTGGGAAAATGCGGATGTATTACATCAAGATTCTACCCGGCGACCGGGTGGCACTTGAGATCCCTCCGTATGACCTTAGCAAAGGACGGATTGTGTATCGGTATAAATAAGGGAAGAAGGTCATTCTATTTCTTTCGAAACTAGAGAGATCAGATCCCACAATCTTTTTTGAGATGAAAGTTAGAGCATCTGTGAAAAAACGGACTTCTGATTGCAAGATCATCCGCCGTAAGGGGAAGGTCTACGTGATCAACAAGAAGAATCCTAAGTGTAAACAGAGACAAGGTTAACGGATATGGCACGTATAGCTGGTGTAGATCTACCCAAGAACAAGCGAGGCGTGATCGGTTTGACCTACGTTTTCGGAATTGGTCGGACCACGTCCACCGAGATTTTGGCAAAAGCTGGAATTGACGAAAACAAGAAAGTCAATGATTGGACCGACGAAGATGTTGTAAACATCCGCCGTATCATCGGTGATGATTACAAAGTCGAAGGAGCGTTGCGTAGTGAGATCCAATTGAACATCAAGCGTCTGATGGATATTGGTTGTTACCGCGGTTTGCGCCACCGTAAAGGATTGCCTTTGCGTGGTCAGCGTACCCAAACGAACGCACGGACTCGTAAGGGTAGACGTAAAACTGTTGCCAACAAGAAGAAGGTTGGTAAGTAACATTCTTTGGTTTTGAGTCCTGAATATCCTGTATTCAGGCTACTCACAACGTAAGATATAGCATGGCAAAGAAACAGGCGAATAGCAGAAACAAGAAGAAAAAGAAGGTTGATTCAGTGGGCCAAGTCCACGTCTCCTCTTCTTTCAACAACATCTTGATTACCATCACTGACTTGGGTGGAAACACCATCTCTTGGTCCGCTGCTGGTAAGATGGGTTTCCGGGGGTCTAAGAAAAACACCCCTTATGCTGCTCAGGTAGCCGCAAGTGACTGTGGTAAGAAGGCGTTTGATATGGGTCTCCGTCGTGTTGAGGCTTTTGTCAAAGGTACTGGCGCAGGTCGCGAAGCCGCAATTCGTGGAATTGCAGCTTGTGGAATCGAGGTTACCATGATCAAGGACATCACTCCATTGCCACACAATGGATGCCGTCCACCTAAAAGAAGACGCGTTTGATTTTTGTGGGTCTTAGCTGACAGGTGGACGTTAGTACGTTTGCGACCTGATCAACATTTCCCAAGTTATTAAACCCCATATTTGAATGGCACGTTATAGAGGCCCGAAAGGGAAGATCGATAGGAAGTTCAAAGAACCTATCTTTGGATCGTCCAAAGTATTGGACAGAAGGAAGTCTCAGCCCGGCCAACACGGTCGTCGCCGTAAGAAGGTTTCCGAATACGCCACTCAGTTGGCTGAAAAGCAAAAGACAAAATTTATCTACGGCCTGCTTGAAAAGCAATTCCGTAATACCTTTAAAAGAGCTGCTCGTAAGAGTGGAGTTACTGGTACTGTCTTCTTGCAACTGCTTGAATCCCGCTTGGATAATTCTATCTTCCGCATGGGATTCGCCCCAACTCGCCGTGCAGCACGCCAGCTCGTGAGCCATAAACATGTTATGGTAAATGGTGTCGTGACCAATATCGCTTCTTTCCAGCTCCGCCCAGGAGACGAAGTGACTATCCGTGAGAAGTCTAGAAACCTCGAAGTTGTTAATCGCAGCTTGGGAACTGGTCAAAGATTTTCTTGGCTTGACGTACAAGCCGATCAATATAAAGGAATCTTTCAGACGCTCCCTGAACGGGAAGAGATTCCAGAGAAGATCAACGAACAGTTGATCGTCGAACTGTACTCCAAGTAATGATATTGTGCAATACCTTCGGGTATTGCACCTCCCCTTGCTTGGATTTCGATGAGTGCTTTTGTTGGTAGAATTTAATTACGAAAGGAAAACACCGTATGGCACTGTTAAACTTCCAAATGCCGGAGAAGGTAGTACTTGAAAAGGAAAACGACTTTTTTGGCCGCTTTCTCCTTAGACCCCTTGAGCGTGGATATGGTATCACCGTAGGGAATGCACTTAGGAGAGTATTGCTTTCTTCACTGGAGGGTTTTGCTATCACGACTGTGAAGATCCCAGGTGTGGATCATGAGTTTTCCGTTGTGCCTGGTGTGGTGGAAGACGTTACGGAGATTATCCTCAACCTGAAAGGCGTTCGCCTCAAAAAGGTCAATGAAGGAGATCCTAAAATCTTCGTTTCTGTCCGGAATAAAGAGGTTTTCACAGCGGGAGATATTTCTGATCACACCGCTGCGTTTGAGATCACCAATCCGGATCATGTCATCTGCCATTTGGATCCAAAAACTCAGTTTGACATTGAGTTGACCGTAGCAAAAGGACGTGGTTACCGCCCTGCAGAGGAAAATAAGGTAGCAAACGCTCCAATTGGTGAAATTGCTATTGACTCCATTTTCACACCTATTCGCAATGTGCGATACGCTGTAGAAGATTATCGGATCGAGCAAAAAACCGACTACGAGCAACTTCAAATTGATGTCCAAACTGATGGAACCATCGACGCCGAAGACGCTTTGAAGGAAGGTGCCAACATCCTCCTTCGTCACTTGATGCTCTTCTCTGATGATAGCATTACGCTTAAATCTGACGAGCCAGAGAAAAAGGACGAGGTGGACGAAAACTACCTTCAGATGCGCAAGGTCCTCAAAACTCCGCTTTCAGAGCTGGATTTGTCCGTTCGTGCCTACAACTGTTTGAAGGCCGCTGACATCAAAACGCTTGGAGATCTGGTCAGCTACAATATCGCAGACCTCCTCAAGTTCCGGAACTTCGGTAAGAAGTCCCTCACCGAACTCGAGGAACTCGTAGCTGAAAAAGCCTTGAGCTTCGGGATGGATGTTTCCAAATTCAAGCTTGACGAAGATTAATTCTCAACGACGGGTCTTTTGACCCGTCTATATTTTTTGTCCATTTCCCAAGGGACTATGACTCCTGTCGGATGATTGCCCTTGGCTAGCAAACTAAGCCTAAAAATGAGACACGGTAAGAAGTTCAACCACTTGGGCCGCTCTGCTTCTCACAGACGTGCCATGCTCGCCAACATGGCGATCTCTTTGATCGAACACAAACGGATCAAAACCACGATTGCGAAAGCCAAAGCTTTGCGCCAGTATGTTGAGCCTTTGATCACCAAAGCCAAAAACGATACCACACACTCCCGCCGTACTGTATTCTCTTACTTGCAGAATAAAGAAGCGGTCAAAGAGTTGTTTGGTGAAATCTCCAACCGCGTTGCAGATCGTCCAGGTGGATACACTCGGATTCTGAAAATCGGCAACCGTCAAGGTGACAACGCGGAAATGGCGATTATCGAATTGGTGGATTACAACGAATTTGCTCCTGGCAAATCCGCTGGATCCAAGAAGAAGCGTCGTCGTAAGAAGACTACTTCTAAGCCTAAAGCTGAAGCTGCGGCTGAAGAAACTCCAGTTGTTGAAGAAGCTGCTGCCGAAGCACCTGAAACAACTGAAACTCCTGACGAAAAGTCTGAAGAGTAAATCTTACTTGTACGATATAAAAAAGCCCACCTTATGGTGGGCTTTTTTTGTGCGCTGAAATCTGAGCGTACTCAGAAAAAAACTTGGATTCAGATTATGCTGGAGTCTCCTCAGATGGGGTTTCTCCTCTGAAAATATCCTTTACACTTGGCTCCCGCTCAAAATTCTGTTGGAGGGAAATGAATGTCTCCGTACGTCTCACAAATGGGATAGTCTGAATCTTCTCGATCAGCAGATCCCGCAAATGATGGGTGTCCCGGCAATGAACTTTGAGGAAAATGGCATACACGCCTGTCGTGTAATGGCATTCTACAATCTCCGGAATCTGCTCCATGTGCGTGAAGACTTCTTCAAAACTGTCACACTTGTCCAGATAGATACCTAGAAAAGCACATACCCCCAGACCTAATTTCTTGTAGTCAAGTGTTAGTCGAGAACCCTTGATAATTCCTAGTTTCTCAAGCTTTTGGATGCGCAGGTGGACCGTTGCGCCCGATACATTGCACATTCGAGCAATCTCTAGGTAGGGCGTTCGTGCGTCCTTCAAGAGAATTTCTAGAATGGTACGATCAAGCTTGTCCAGTTGAATGGAACTCTGCATGCAGAATCAATAATTTGTTAGCCTTCTGATTGTACAATTGGAAGGATGCTAACAAAATAACGAAAAAGCTGCTGATTTATCAATTCTGGGCCAATCAGGATAATCATTTGTCCATTCCTTGTGGTCTATGGCCGCTGATTCCCTGATCTATTCCGAAAATCTCCTTCAATCCCTTAGCCTGATCTGCCTTGATCCGGCCAGCTAGTAACAATCTGAGCTCTCGCCTTTGCAAAGCGCCTTGATACAATTCCTTTTCTGGATCGGTTTCAGGTTCTACGTTACCAACTGGAATGGGACGACCTGACTGATCGACAGCGACAAAGGTGTAATACGCGGAATTACTCGATTGCTTTTCTCCTGTTCCCAAGTTTTCGAATGCCACATCTACTCGCACCTCTAAGGATGAGTTGAAAGTCCGAGTTACTCTGGATTCCAGAATCACCACGGAACCCAGTGGGATCGATTTCTTGAATTCCACAAAATCTACCGATACCGTTACGACTGTCCGGTTTGAGGCGCGTTGTGCAGAAATGGCAGTGATTACGTCCATCCAGTGGAGAAGCTTCCCGCCCATCAAATTCCCGAGGTTATTCGTGTCATTGGGCAAGACGATTTCGGTCTTCAGGGCATAGGTTTCGGATACTTTTTTGCTTTTCATGTGATCAGTTTGTCAGGTCATGAGATTCAGCCACGTGACCCAATAATTATTGCTAATTTTAACCTCAAACTAAGTACAAGAGCGAAACCCCTTTTTCCAAAACAAATCCATGCAAGCTTACCTAGATTTGTTGCAGCACGTGCTGGACAACGGCACTGATCGCGGAGACCGCACCGGAACTGGTACGAGAAGTGTCTTTGGTTATCAGATGAGATTTGATCTCTCCGAAGGATTTCCTGTGGTCACAACCAAAAAACTTCATCTCAAATCCATCATCCATGAGCTGCTTTGGTTCCTGAAAGGGGAAAGCAATATCCAATACCTCAAGGAAAACAATGTCCGGATTTGGAATGAATGGGCCGACGAAAATGGAGAATTGGGACCTGTCTATGGCGTGCAATGGCGAAGCTGGCCAACTCCTGATGGAAAACATATCGACCAGATCACTGAGGTCATCAATCAAATCAAACAGAATCCACATTCCCGAAGACATATCGTCAATGCGTGGAATGTAGGGCTCATTGAGCAGATGGCGCTTCCTCCTTGCCACACGATGTTTCAATTCTATGTGGCGGATGGCAAGCTCTCTTGCCAATTGTACCAACGTAGCGCTGATCTATTCTTGGGGGTTCCATTTAATATTGCGTCTTATGCACTTTTGACGATGATGGTTGCCCAAGTGACAGGTTTGGGGCTGGGGGACTTTGTTCACACGTTTGGCGATGCGCATATCTACCATAACCACTTTGATCAAGTAAAGCTGCAACTAAGTCGTGAACCACGAGGCTTGCCCACTATGGCAATCAATCCGGACATCAAGGATATCTTCGAGTTCACCTATGAAGATTTCCAGTTGCAAGGTTACGATCCTCATCCATCCATCAAGGCACCAATAGCCGTTTAGGAATCTCAAATTTTCACTGTGAAGGACATCATCAAAAAGGTAAGGAGGCTTGAAATCAAAATCCGCAAAATGGTGGACAACACATTTGCGGGTGAATATCACTCTGCTTTCAAAGGGCAGGGCTTGGAATTCGATGAAGTACGCCCCTACCAGTACGGTGATGATATCCGGACCATTGATTGGAATGTTACAGCCAAGATGGGGCAGGTCTTCATCAAGAAGTTCCGCGAGGAGCGTGAGCAAACCCTATTCGTGCTTTTTGATGTGAGTGGATCTGGGGACTTTGGCCCCGCAGAGGAAAACAAGCGCCTCATCGGAATGGAGATTGCCTCCCTGCTGGCTTTCTCTGCTTTGAAGAACAATGACAAGTTCGGACTGGCGACCTTTTCCGATCAGATTGAAACCTATTACAAGCCCAATAAGGGCCGAAAACATATTCTCAAAATCGTTCAGGGGGTGCTCTCCCACCAAAATCGAAGCGAACAGACCTATCTCGGAATGGCGCTAGATTTTGTCAAGCATACCCTCAAGCGACGGAGCATCTTGATTGTCATTTCCGACTTTTTGGATCAGGGCTATGAACAATCACTCATTCAATTGAGTAAGCGGCATGAAGTGATCCTGATTCGGCTTTTTCACCCCAACGAGGTCTTTCATGTAGGAACGGGGATCATCCCGGTCGTGGATATCGAAACCCAGCAATACCGATGGCTCAATGCCGGTGATATGGGCTACCGATCCATGCTAGAGGAAAGCTTCGACCAGATTCGTGCGGACCTGGAAGAGCTGTCCCGAAGAAATCGAATCGATATGATCTCCGTCAATACCCAAGAAGACTATTTCCCCGTCTTGGAATCATTTTTCCGGACTAGAAGCCAACGCCGGGAAAGCGGGAAAAGCCGCAAGAAATCATCCAAATCCCCCCAACAATCTCGTCCTGCATGATCAATGCCTTTATGCGCCATATACGTTGGTTTGCCCTGTGTTTGATGGGCTTGGCTATCTGGACTTCCAGTGCCCATGCACAGCAGACGCTCGCCTCGCTGGAGTTTTCGGAAGATTCCGTGGCTTTGGGGATGCCTACGGAATTGGTGATGCGTATCCAGCATGATGAGGATGTCGAGGTCATGTTCCCCAATCGCCAAGAGTACTTCGCGCCCTTTGAACAAGTGGGCAAGGAAGTATCGCCGATGCGGATTCGGGATAGCATCGCCCGGGAGGTCGTGGTATTCAGTCTCAGAACCTTTGAGCTGGTCCCCAAACAGTCCGTTCGTCTACCATACTGGTACGTGGCTGGGAGAGATACCTTCCAAAAATGGATTGCCAGCGACACGGTGGTTCTCAAACAGCAGATTGAAACGGTGTCGGATTCGCTGAATTATCGGGTAGGGGAGAAGCTGATTGCATTCCAAAAGCCCTTCAACTGGCCGGTACTTCTCCTTGTGTTGGGGGTGTGTGCGATTGTGGGATTGGGCATCATTGCCTTTCTCCGCAAACCCGTCGAGCGATTTTTGGCATTGCGTAGGCTGCGCCGTAAACAGTTGGCTATGCAGGCTCGAATCAGAGATCTCGTCCATATCGAGCATCAGCCGGATTTCTTCGAGTCTTTGACTGGACTTTGGAAGGGCTACTTTGACCCTCAAGACCAGATTGGCCTTCGTAGTATGACCACTACGGAATTGAGCGAGCAGATTCACAGACTCCGAAATCTGACTCACGATCAGCAAGAAATGCTTGTCAAGACTTCACATGCTGCTGACCAGGTGATCTACGCCGGAAATACCTATGCTTCCGAAGAGCTCGAAACCTTCGTATGGGAGCTGGAGCAAGTCATGGATTATGTATTCGAGCTGAAGGAGGCGGAAATCAAGAAGCGTAAATAGTGTGGGGATTTGGGCGTATCCCGGCGAATAGGCATCTCTTTCCTCGATTGGCTGGGTTGGCGCCGGGTCAGGCTGTCCACGAGTCCGCTATCGCTCCCGTCCTCGGATTTGAAGAATACCCCATCTGGATTTTCCACCTGTTGATTGGGATGGCTGAGCATAAAAGCTCTTTGTCCTCGGACCTCGCCGATGGCTCGCCGTTCCCATCCTTTACGCCGCACTAGCCAGCCGCACATTTCATGAAAATCTCTAAGAAACTGTTTAAGGATTTCTCTTTTGGCTGCAAACGCCCATATCCAGAACCTCAATTGGCCATTTTTTCGGACATAGCCCCACTATGCCCTGCAAAAATGGCGGCTTGAGAACCTGAATCTGATCGTTTTCGCTTCAAAATTTCAACCCTTAAACAGTTTCTAAAAAGCGATGGCCCGTGGGGCGTGAGTTGCCTGAAGGGTTCAGTTGGTGGAAGGATAATCATCGCTTCAAATCCTCCATCCTTCCCTGTTTTCAATACTCACACCAGATAGAGCTCTTTCCACCGACCGAGCGACCAGCGAGCCCGGAAGGGAACGGCCGGGCGACCAAGATGCCAAGCATAAGTCATCTTCCCATCCGCCCGGACACGCCCAAATCCTCATTCTCCAATCCTCACTTCTTTTATGGGTTTACCGGTTTCTGCCAAAAAGAAAGGCGTGCATTCCGCTTGAAATGCACGCCCGAAGATATGTATCTGTTCTGCCTAGTTGGCGAGTTTGAATCGAATGGTAACTCGGAGTCTTTGCTCCCGATTGCCGGAGACCTTGCTAAATTTCCATTTGCGGATGGCTTCGATACCGCGGCGCTTCAAGCAAGGAGTGTTGACGACGCCAACCGTTTTGACGGAGGAGACTGAGCCATCTGTGCGCACGTAGAATTCGAACGTCACCTGGCCTTCCTCTTGGCAATCGTAGTTGGGGTAGCCGAGTGAGAGTCCCTGACGACCGTTGAGGCCATTGTCAGATCCGCTTCCAAAGTCATACATGCCTTTCGGGTCGAGCTTCTTCAAGTCTGTGGACCCTTGGTTTCCGGTACCGCTGTCATTGGTGCCCTGATTGGAGCCGCTAGGGGAATCAGAGGCTTCGTACAGCAAATCGTCGTCCAGCGTTTGTTGCTGTTGCTGATTGCTATTATCGGTTTCGGTAGGCTGGGTTTCGGTCGGCGTAACCGTTTTGGGAGGATCAGGTGTAGGGTCATCCACGACCGGAGGATCAGGCTCGACCACATCGGATGGTGCTTCAGAGGTGATATGCTCAGTCTGGCTCGGATTGGTCTCGCTGACCTCGGCTTGGCTGGGAGCAGCCTCCTGCGTAGGGGTTTCCTGTGGAGTAGGCGTGGGCTTTTGATAGTTGTTGACATTGCGGCTACCATTGGTGTAATCACCAAAGTCAAAAGCGGCAACAGCTTCATACTCCTTCATTTCCACGGTCATGGTGCGGGACATCTGACCGATCCAGAGCATGGCCAACAGCAGCAGGACGACCATGATAACGGTCGTGATTGCAGCGCTGATGCGCTCATTTCTGCGCTCTTGGATAAAGATTTCCTTGGACAACATACTTGATGAGTTTTCGGGTATGTGGGAAGGCTCCCTTTCCCCTTTGAGATGGCCGCTTGCGCTTGATTCCACAATTCGGTCACAAAGACCAGCGGAT is a window from the Pontibacter sp. G13 genome containing:
- a CDS encoding DUF58 domain-containing protein codes for the protein MKDIIKKVRRLEIKIRKMVDNTFAGEYHSAFKGQGLEFDEVRPYQYGDDIRTIDWNVTAKMGQVFIKKFREEREQTLFVLFDVSGSGDFGPAEENKRLIGMEIASLLAFSALKNNDKFGLATFSDQIETYYKPNKGRKHILKIVQGVLSHQNRSEQTYLGMALDFVKHTLKRRSILIVISDFLDQGYEQSLIQLSKRHEVILIRLFHPNEVFHVGTGIIPVVDIETQQYRWLNAGDMGYRSMLEESFDQIRADLEELSRRNRIDMISVNTQEDYFPVLESFFRTRSQRRESGKSRKKSSKSPQQSRPA
- a CDS encoding acyl-CoA thioesterase, with the protein product MKSKKVSETYALKTEIVLPNDTNNLGNLMGGKLLHWMDVITAISAQRASNRTVVTVSVDFVEFKKSIPLGSVVILESRVTRTFNSSLEVRVDVAFENLGTGEKQSSNSAYYTFVAVDQSGRPIPVGNVEPETDPEKELYQGALQRRELRLLLAGRIKADQAKGLKEIFGIDQGISGHRPQGMDK
- a CDS encoding thymidylate synthase — encoded protein: MQAYLDLLQHVLDNGTDRGDRTGTGTRSVFGYQMRFDLSEGFPVVTTKKLHLKSIIHELLWFLKGESNIQYLKENNVRIWNEWADENGELGPVYGVQWRSWPTPDGKHIDQITEVINQIKQNPHSRRHIVNAWNVGLIEQMALPPCHTMFQFYVADGKLSCQLYQRSADLFLGVPFNIASYALLTMMVAQVTGLGLGDFVHTFGDAHIYHNHFDQVKLQLSREPRGLPTMAINPDIKDIFEFTYEDFQLQGYDPHPSIKAPIAV
- a CDS encoding energy transducer TonB, translating into MLSKEIFIQERRNERISAAITTVIMVVLLLLAMLWIGQMSRTMTVEMKEYEAVAAFDFGDYTNGSRNVNNYQKPTPTPQETPTQEAAPSQAEVSETNPSQTEHITSEAPSDVVEPDPPVVDDPTPDPPKTVTPTETQPTETDNSNQQQQQTLDDDLLYEASDSPSGSNQGTNDSGTGNQGSTDLKKLDPKGMYDFGSGSDNGLNGRQGLSLGYPNYDCQEEGQVTFEFYVRTDGSVSSVKTVGVVNTPCLKRRGIEAIRKWKFSKVSGNREQRLRVTIRFKLAN